The DNA sequence CTGATGACGAGAAAATACACGTGAAAGGTATTATCACGTCAGACGCGCTCTTGTCTAATTTGATTTCTGGTGCGATGAAACAAACTGACTCTGCCGAGAAAGTCATGATCAAGCAATTTACGAAAGTTAAAATTTCGATTACACTAGGCAAACTATCACGTATTCTTGAAAAAGAATCTTATGCTGTAGTTTTAAATGACGATAATGCTTTGGTCGGAATTGTAAATCAAAATGACATTTACAATTTCATTAGCAAGGGCGATAATACAGTGCAGAGTAATGGCATTATGTAAAGCTtaccaatataatatttgataaagcaAGGTTATCATTTATTCAATATCTATATTaggataattaaaaagtttaaatacaAGAATGAATGGATTGCAGAATTCTTTGCTACATTATATCAGATGCTATTTATTGTATCTATACAATGTATGAAgttaatttactatttatatctgtgtaataataaaattccaatgaagaaaattgtatacatatttaaaattctaagtATAATGATACAATTTTTCCTAATGTCTTagcatatgtaaattttaaagcatttaagttttatacatccacatttttgtaatgattttataaattatgtaactgTGTAAatcaaagtgaaaaaaaataaaaatgtatcaaacATATGATTGtgtaaacaaatatacatgtgttatatatttcaatatacttTGGAATAAAAACATTCATAATTCATggatatgcaaaaaaaaactgttttatttataaggttttataaaattattctggaAAGTAATAATCCCTTttgactaaataaaaatataaagaatatctttaattaaaaacgacctgactagccaaaattattcaatttatttacacgacgtttcgaccatatggttgtggtccttttcaagtgtaaacgtaaattaagaaagagaagaaagaatccaatgggacatgtttaaaggtagaacttaatgatggaataattaaatatgtcacttagttaaaaacaatggttattaattttgagatgaacacaaacaagcaccacaaccatatggtcgaaacgtcgtgtaaataaattgaataattttggctagtcaggtcgtttttaattaaagatattctttatatttttatttagtcaaAAGGGATTATTACtttccaaaataattttataaaaccttataaataaaacagtttttttaattaacccgttgtttataaagaatatctctaaagagtatataataaatatctattatatttctttatatttgaaatacaagaaattttatcatatatatttattatatatatatatatatatatatattacattttatcatttatgttTCTTCTTACATATCtgtgtatctttttatttttcaaatcaaaataaaatagttattaaattttttgaacttGAACATGAAATTTGCAACTCGGTAATGTAGTAGTCTCTGCTGTAACAGTACTGATAATACCAAGATTTGCTAAACTACCTCTTAGAAGACCGCAAGTGAAAGCCAGTAACCGAGGACTCTCTTTAAGATACTGCTTGCTGTTGCTTGTACCAACTTTATCTAATAACCTAAAGGCATTATCTTGCAGTACATATACTCCATGATGATTAGTTCTGAGGTTATCAATTTGTTTGTGATATAGGCTAGACCAAAAATCT is a window from the Anoplolepis gracilipes chromosome 17, ASM4749672v1, whole genome shotgun sequence genome containing:
- the Trs33 gene encoding trafficking protein particle complex subunit 6b gives rise to the protein MKQQIIDSKANPTGEADDCLFEYLHAELVNYVLSKSSNAAEGEEELSRLEWMGFSVGYRIIERLTREWSRFKDELDMIKFICTDFWSSLYHKQIDNLRTNHHGVYVLQDNAFRLLDKVGTSNSKQYLKESPRLLAFTCGLLRGSLANLGIISTVTAETTTLPSCKFHVQVQKI